The following is a genomic window from Nitrospirota bacterium.
CTCGAAGGTGCGAGAAACGAGAGATTGCCTTTGGCCACGTCAGAATAGCTGTTGACTACGATCTGCTTGAGCTTTGCCTTTTCGTTGTCCATAATATAATGAATATACCATGAAAAAAGCATCAAGTACCCATGAAAAGTGTAAGCGGCTCCTTTTTCTCGGTGACTCATTAATTGAATATTTCGACTGGTCTGAGCGTTTTCCTGAATATGAAGTCTACAACCTCGGTATGGCTGGAGAGACGGTCAGCGGGCTTGCTGCAAGACTCGGGCATATTATCCGGACGGTGAAGAATCCTGATAGAGTATTCATTATGTCAGGCATCAACAGCCTGGCAATGGGGGAGGGGGGCATCGCCGATACATACCGGGACATCGTGCATACCCTTCATCAGGCATTTCCTGCAGCCGTGATCTACATAGAAAGTCTTCTGCCGGTGAGTTTCCCTTTCATCGATAATGCGGATATCCGCCAGATGAACGGGAGACTTCGCCATATTGCCCAAGAAGAAGGGGTTCATTATCTTGATTTGCATACACTCTTTACTGATCAGAATAAACGGCCCATAGAGCGCTATCTCCTGGACGACGGAGTTCATGTAAGCGACGAGGGCTATGGGGTCTGGGCGGGCGAGATAGCAAGGCTGCTCAGTTCTTAAAGTTCAGTCCATTCTGCAGTCTTTATCTGCATAGATCATTTTAGATCCCTGGTTGTGCCGGGCGCTCATGCGCAGGGTATCCGGCAGGGAGTTGATGATCGATATCTGCACTTCAGGACGCCGCCGGTACCCGAACCGCTCCAGTTTTTCGAGGGTCACCTGCCCGTCGTTCTCCTCGTTTAGGTAGACCATGGCAGCTGTGCAGGCATTCTTGAGTTCAGCCCTTGCCATATTATCGTAGGCCATCTGCATCGCCTCTTCCGGGCTCTGCGGAAAGCCGGGAGGCAAATTCTGGCCCGGAAGCAAGGGCATTATCATGGGGGGATTCATCTGTTCTGTTACCAGTTCCTGCTTTTTTTTGAGTGCAGATACCACAAGTGAAATGGAAATGATCAGGCTTATGCAGAAGACGCCGCCGATTCCAACATACACGGCTGTGGGCGTTACCCCGCCCTCGCGCGTCATGACATAGCCGATCTGAGCTGGTGTGGTGGCCCGTTTGATTGCGGTGACTGAATCTCGTACGTGCCTGAAATAGATATAATACGCGGTCAGGCCCATTGCAATGCAGGTCAGGATGTTGATGCCGGGTATGAAGCTCAGCACCAATACCCCAATAGCATGCAGGTAAAGTTTCCTGTAGAGCAGCCAGAAGAAAGGAAGAAAAAATGCGGGCCAGTGCCAGGTTGGCACAAAGGAAGATGGGCCTTTGATGCCGAACTTCTTGAAATTGTCCATGTATTTGACAACGTTCGGCCCAATAAAAAGATCGAGATATTCTTCATCGCTCATAAGCGATGTCTCTTTCTGGTCCTGGTCCTTACCGGATTCTGCTTCTATGGCTGCTACTGTCTTTGCCGGTTTCTTCAGGTTTGCAGCCGCAAGAACGAAGAGGCCTTCCTCGTCGAGAGCGCTACCGAGCGCGGATGCCCAGAAGGTATCATCACGCTTTACCATCCCCGGGCCGCTGCCCTTGAGGAAATCGGATGTGCTGCTGTCAACGATTAATGACGGATTGGCTTTGACGAGATCTGTAACGAATTGTCTGAGCGCTGCATAGATGTCATCTTCTTCTCTGCCGAGAATGCCGGTAAAGTCAATGGCATCGGCATCGACAGTAAGTGGTTTTTTTTGAGTCCTGCTGAAGACCATTACCCTTGTCTTGGGCTTGATGCCTGAAGGAATATGGTATACCGAGACGAGAAGGATGTCGCTGAACGGTATGTTTTCGCAGCCATAACGGTTGAAGTTAAGTCCTCCCTCTGTTTTATTCAGTGCTCTGCAGTGAAGCGGTGAGTATTGAAGCGATACAGCCTTCTGGGGAGGAGAAATGACCCTTGGCCCGGGAGCTTCTTCTGTCCGATTTCCGGCATGCGTAGTAAATCCCGGAGCAGACTCCTTCGTAATGGCATGCTCAGGTGTCACGGGCGTAATTGCCGGAGAAGATGAAAGCTCAGGTTTTGCGGCAGAACTATTTGATGGTCTTCCGGTTTCTGTCTGCACCACCTGTTTTATAAAACAGACAGCCCCTGCTTTTTCGAAAAGGGCCTTGAACTTTTCAGCAGTTTCAATGTCTGTGGTGGTCTTGACAATGACTGGTTTTCCGATAAAAAAGCGATCAATGGAGTCTGCAGAGAGGCTAAACGCTACAGCAAGCTGCTTTTTTGTTTCCGCAAGCTGATGACCAGAGAGCGTTTCGCCGCTTAATAAGACTTTATAAGTAGGCTCTGCCATGGCTGTCTACGTTGCGCAACATCTCGGTATCTCCTGAAAAGAGTGGAGTGCTAATTATTATTAAGCTGATTTTATCATAATACTCATGTGTCCGGGAAATGAAATATGTAAGAAGTTAATATTAGTATTGCTTCTCTAAAAACCATCGGATATAATCGTTGCATGCGAAGACGACAGGTCGGGCGTTTCTTACGGAAACAATGCATGGATGCTCTTGTTCATTCCGATCGGGTATTTCGATGAATTGGGAGAAAAAGATTGGAGGCCTTGTTGAGCACATCAAAGGTTTTGTTCTTGCAGCGTTTCTTATCATTGCTATTCTCGCGATAGTTCTTGCCTATCGATATTACGAATATCGCCAGGAAGATCCTAATTTCTGTGTTTCGTGTCACCTCATGAAGGAAGCGTATAAGGAGTGGCAGAAAGGGAAGCACCGGGATATTATCTGCCAGCAATGCCACCATGTCAGTATGGTAGAGCAGAACCAGCTTCTCGTAGCTTTTGTTATGAAGCAGGATGGACAGGCCTTCTCCCAATCGCATGGAAGAGAAAAACCCTGGCGTGAGTGCCGAAAGTGCCATATGGACAATGTCGCGCAGGGGTCTTTGAGTTTGCAGAAATCATACGGCCATGCAAAGCATGTATTTATGCAGAGCATCGAATGCAAAGTCTGCCATAAAGGCACGCTCCATAATTTCAAGCCGAATGAGAGTGCCTGCAGCGGCTGCCATAAGGACAAAGGTGTTCACGGCATAGGGATGGAGGCCTTCTCATGCCTCAAGTGCCACTCATACTCTGAAAAAACCGCTTCAATGATACCGAAAGACAGATGTATCAAATGCCATCCCTCAGTTTCCGTCAAGGGCCCGATGTCCGG
Proteins encoded in this region:
- a CDS encoding GDSL family lipase gives rise to the protein MKKASSTHEKCKRLLFLGDSLIEYFDWSERFPEYEVYNLGMAGETVSGLAARLGHIIRTVKNPDRVFIMSGINSLAMGEGGIADTYRDIVHTLHQAFPAAVIYIESLLPVSFPFIDNADIRQMNGRLRHIAQEEGVHYLDLHTLFTDQNKRPIERYLLDDGVHVSDEGYGVWAGEIARLLSS
- a CDS encoding DUF2628 domain-containing protein; amino-acid sequence: MAEPTYKVLLSGETLSGHQLAETKKQLAVAFSLSADSIDRFFIGKPVIVKTTTDIETAEKFKALFEKAGAVCFIKQVVQTETGRPSNSSAAKPELSSSPAITPVTPEHAITKESAPGFTTHAGNRTEEAPGPRVISPPQKAVSLQYSPLHCRALNKTEGGLNFNRYGCENIPFSDILLVSVYHIPSGIKPKTRVMVFSRTQKKPLTVDADAIDFTGILGREEDDIYAALRQFVTDLVKANPSLIVDSSTSDFLKGSGPGMVKRDDTFWASALGSALDEEGLFVLAAANLKKPAKTVAAIEAESGKDQDQKETSLMSDEEYLDLFIGPNVVKYMDNFKKFGIKGPSSFVPTWHWPAFFLPFFWLLYRKLYLHAIGVLVLSFIPGINILTCIAMGLTAYYIYFRHVRDSVTAIKRATTPAQIGYVMTREGGVTPTAVYVGIGGVFCISLIISISLVVSALKKKQELVTEQMNPPMIMPLLPGQNLPPGFPQSPEEAMQMAYDNMARAELKNACTAAMVYLNEENDGQVTLEKLERFGYRRRPEVQISIINSLPDTLRMSARHNQGSKMIYADKDCRMD
- a CDS encoding NapC/NirT family cytochrome c, which gives rise to MNWEKKIGGLVEHIKGFVLAAFLIIAILAIVLAYRYYEYRQEDPNFCVSCHLMKEAYKEWQKGKHRDIICQQCHHVSMVEQNQLLVAFVMKQDGQAFSQSHGREKPWRECRKCHMDNVAQGSLSLQKSYGHAKHVFMQSIECKVCHKGTLHNFKPNESACSGCHKDKGVHGIGMEAFSCLKCHSYSEKTASMIPKDRCIKCHPSVSVKGPMSGILCHQCHKPHGKIMPTLALCTTECHSNESTVGQHGLHMKKGLNCLDCHKAHTWVVGESRAQKLCSRCHPYKNPRLFIY